In a single window of the Caulobacter soli genome:
- a CDS encoding DUF3606 domain-containing protein, translating into MGAPKGKRDFRDEDRLDPRERHQVEYWMKRWGVTKDQLVAAHRKVGNSIKDIGAELGKKR; encoded by the coding sequence ATGGGTGCTCCCAAGGGCAAGCGGGACTTCCGCGACGAGGACCGCCTGGATCCGCGCGAACGCCATCAGGTCGAATACTGGATGAAGCGCTGGGGCGTCACCAAGGATCAGCTGGTCGCCGCCCACCGCAAGGTCGGCAATTCGATCAAGGACATCGGCGCCGAGCTGGGCAAGAAGCGCTAG
- a CDS encoding DUF3297 family protein, whose translation MSDTPPDRLASNPSSPYYDADVLERGVGIVFNGVEKTNVDEYCISEGWIRVTAGKAVDRKGNPMTIKLQGVVAPYWRNDNAEEA comes from the coding sequence ATGAGCGATACGCCTCCCGACCGCCTGGCCTCCAATCCCTCGAGCCCCTACTACGACGCCGACGTCCTGGAGCGCGGCGTGGGCATCGTGTTCAACGGCGTCGAGAAGACCAATGTCGACGAGTACTGCATCAGCGAAGGCTGGATCCGCGTCACCGCCGGCAAGGCCGTCGACCGCAAGGGCAACCCGATGACCATCAAGCTGCAAGGCGTGGTCGCGCCGTACTGGCGCAACGACAACGCCGAAGAGGCCTGA
- a CDS encoding YqaA family protein, whose product MLRRLYDWVMSLAASRHAPISLFAISFAESSFFPVPPDVMLAPMVLAKPDKAWRYAALCTLASVLGGILGYGIGFFFHDAAQKLLAVLGKPNALADAECWYRQWGSWVIIAKGFTPIPFKLVTITSGLLQFSFPVFIGACVVTRGARFFLVAWVVKKFGPAMMPVIEKRLALFAGILIALLVIGLTASHFLGGSSGGACA is encoded by the coding sequence ATGCTGCGTCGCCTCTATGACTGGGTCATGAGCCTGGCCGCCTCGCGCCACGCCCCGATCAGCCTTTTCGCCATCTCGTTCGCCGAGAGCTCCTTCTTTCCCGTGCCGCCCGACGTCATGCTGGCGCCCATGGTGCTGGCCAAGCCGGACAAGGCCTGGCGCTACGCCGCGCTCTGCACCCTGGCCTCGGTGCTGGGCGGGATCCTGGGCTACGGCATCGGCTTCTTCTTCCATGACGCGGCGCAGAAGCTGCTGGCCGTGCTGGGCAAGCCGAACGCCCTGGCCGACGCCGAATGCTGGTACCGCCAGTGGGGCTCGTGGGTGATCATCGCCAAGGGCTTCACCCCGATTCCGTTCAAGCTGGTGACCATCACCTCGGGCCTGCTGCAGTTCAGCTTCCCGGTGTTCATCGGCGCCTGCGTGGTGACGCGCGGCGCGCGCTTCTTCCTGGTGGCCTGGGTGGTCAAGAAATTCGGCCCGGCCATGATGCCGGTGATCGAAAAGCGCCTGGCCCTGTTCGCCGGCATTCTGATCGCCCTGCTTGTCATCGGCCTCACGGCGAGCCACTTCTTGGGCGGAAGCAGCGGCGGAGCGTGCGCGTGA
- a CDS encoding disulfide bond formation protein B has protein sequence MTIETIEDKAAPIRATGPVAATHGPLDLVAGQWPVLAFVACAVMLGAAHAFETFGKLAPCLLCLKQREVYWVTGAVALVTVVLTRTAWADRVRKPLILLIGLGFLYGAGLATYHAGAEWKWWPGPAACAAGGAASADDLVAMLKGVKIAAPSCEKAVWIFLGLSMAGWNALISLGLAVVSFFAGLRPKAA, from the coding sequence GTGACGATCGAGACCATCGAGGACAAGGCCGCCCCGATCCGCGCCACCGGCCCCGTGGCCGCCACGCACGGCCCGCTTGACTTGGTCGCCGGCCAGTGGCCCGTCCTGGCCTTCGTCGCCTGCGCCGTCATGCTGGGCGCGGCCCACGCCTTCGAGACCTTTGGCAAGCTGGCCCCGTGCCTGCTGTGCCTGAAGCAGCGCGAAGTCTACTGGGTGACCGGCGCGGTGGCGCTGGTCACGGTGGTGCTGACGCGCACCGCCTGGGCCGACCGGGTGCGCAAGCCGCTGATCCTGCTGATTGGCCTGGGCTTCCTGTATGGCGCGGGCCTGGCGACCTATCACGCCGGCGCGGAGTGGAAGTGGTGGCCCGGTCCCGCCGCCTGCGCGGCCGGCGGCGCGGCTTCGGCCGACGACCTGGTGGCCATGCTGAAGGGCGTCAAGATCGCCGCCCCGTCGTGCGAGAAGGCCGTCTGGATCTTCCTGGGCCTGTCGATGGCCGGCTGGAACGCCCTGATCTCGCTGGGCCTGGCGGTCGTCTCGTTCTTCGCCGGTCTGCGTCCCAAGGC